A section of the Gloeobacter violaceus PCC 7421 genome encodes:
- a CDS encoding M16 family metallopeptidase: MGRFLLGLMLAGTLSLGAAVRAESEAVPLPPVQFSERTLANGLRVLLVEDHTSPTVAIQVAYRVGGKDDPPGRSGFAHLFEHLMFKGTANTKPETLDRLTEDVGGFNNAFTSEDITNYFEVVPSNYLETLLWAEADRLGSLVVDETNFKTERQVVIGEYDQRVLASPYGMLFELLDSKSYTVHPYRRGVIGNPAELNAATLEDVQNFHRTYYQPDNTTLVVVGDFDPVQANRWIDQYFGAVPNNSRPIPRVSAVEPKQSAERRTTHYGANVPLPAVALVYHAPARSSPDRAALDVLENVLSQGQSARLYRTLVYEKQVASQVSASADLREQPGLFVVYAILNAGEKPEQARTLLDGEIGKLQQVPVPEAELAKAKTQLIAELVRGREQANSRATELVLATLVGGDPRQVNTALEEIEKVTAQDVQRVARQYLVPTNRTVIDYLPRAMQPAGPTKKERKSP; this comes from the coding sequence GTGGGCCGTTTTTTGCTGGGCCTAATGCTGGCCGGGACGCTGTCGCTCGGGGCGGCGGTGCGGGCTGAGAGCGAGGCTGTTCCCCTGCCTCCGGTTCAATTTAGCGAGCGCACCCTGGCCAACGGGCTTCGGGTGCTGTTGGTGGAAGATCACACCTCGCCCACGGTGGCCATCCAGGTCGCTTACCGGGTCGGGGGCAAGGACGACCCGCCCGGCCGTTCGGGCTTTGCGCATCTGTTTGAGCACCTGATGTTCAAGGGAACGGCCAACACCAAACCGGAGACCCTGGATCGGCTCACCGAGGATGTGGGCGGCTTCAACAACGCCTTTACCTCCGAGGACATCACCAACTACTTCGAAGTGGTGCCCTCCAACTATCTGGAGACGCTTCTGTGGGCGGAGGCCGACCGCCTCGGGTCGCTCGTCGTCGATGAGACCAACTTCAAGACCGAGCGGCAGGTGGTGATTGGCGAGTACGACCAGCGCGTGCTGGCCAGTCCCTACGGCATGCTCTTCGAACTGCTCGACAGCAAGTCCTACACGGTGCACCCTTACCGCCGGGGGGTGATCGGCAATCCGGCCGAACTGAACGCCGCCACCCTCGAAGATGTCCAGAATTTCCACCGCACCTACTACCAGCCGGACAACACCACGCTGGTGGTGGTGGGGGACTTTGACCCGGTCCAGGCCAACCGGTGGATCGACCAGTACTTTGGCGCAGTACCCAACAATTCCCGGCCGATTCCGCGGGTGAGCGCCGTCGAGCCCAAGCAGAGCGCCGAGCGGCGCACGACCCACTACGGCGCCAATGTGCCGCTGCCCGCGGTGGCCCTGGTCTACCACGCCCCGGCGCGCTCCAGTCCCGACCGGGCCGCCCTCGATGTGCTGGAGAATGTGCTTTCGCAAGGGCAGAGCGCCCGGCTCTACCGCACCCTGGTCTACGAAAAGCAGGTGGCCTCCCAGGTGTCCGCGAGCGCAGATCTGCGCGAGCAGCCGGGGCTGTTTGTGGTCTACGCCATCTTGAACGCGGGCGAAAAGCCCGAGCAGGCCCGCACCCTGCTCGACGGCGAAATCGGCAAGCTGCAGCAAGTGCCGGTACCGGAAGCGGAACTGGCCAAGGCCAAGACCCAACTGATTGCTGAACTGGTGCGCGGCCGGGAGCAGGCCAACAGCCGCGCCACCGAACTGGTGCTTGCGACCCTGGTAGGCGGAGATCCCAGGCAGGTCAACACCGCCCTCGAAGAGATCGAGAAAGTGACCGCCCAGGACGTGCAGCGCGTCGCCCGCCAGTATCTGGTGCCCACCAACCGCACCGTCATCGACTACCTGCCCCGGGCGATGCAACCGGCCGGACCCACCAAAAAGGAGCGCAAGTCGCCATGA
- a CDS encoding M16 family metallopeptidase — MKTLCWALTAMLLAPGTAATAQTQTPPPPGPPPSVSYPTPVERTLANGLRVIAVQRPNVPLVAAQLIVKSGSETDPPARPGIASLAADLLDKGTKTRSALEIAQAIDALGAELEAGAGFDATRVEVSATTPQFGRAFAILSEVVRTPAFAPAEIARAKTQAISNLQLAYSNPSALAQLVAQRLIYGEAPYGQPAEGTPASLGAIARADLERFHRTYFRPDNAVLVLGGDIAPEAAFAEAERVFGNWAKPAAPLPAFPADKRDTASRVVVIDQPEAGRTAVAVGKAVLRRADPAYILGVVTNAVITGYSGRLNAEVRIKRGLSYGAGASLVGRREPGPFVAATLVDHAKAAEATQVVIDTLASLVGQPAGAEELKPRKAVITGGFARSLETIDGLVNQVGTLALYGLPLGQINTFIGEAEAVTPLKVQEFAAGYLQSNQSVVLVGNAKAFLPDLRKRFAERASRIEVIPFQRLDLGRASLVRPTGVAGK; from the coding sequence ATGAAAACGTTGTGTTGGGCGCTGACGGCGATGCTCCTGGCCCCGGGAACGGCGGCTACCGCCCAGACGCAGACCCCGCCTCCTCCGGGGCCGCCCCCTTCGGTCAGCTACCCGACCCCGGTCGAGCGCACCCTCGCAAACGGCCTGCGGGTGATCGCCGTGCAGCGCCCGAACGTGCCGCTGGTGGCCGCGCAGTTGATTGTCAAAAGCGGCAGCGAGACCGATCCGCCCGCGCGCCCCGGCATCGCCTCGCTGGCTGCCGACCTGCTCGACAAAGGCACCAAGACCCGCAGCGCCCTGGAGATTGCCCAGGCCATCGACGCGCTTGGAGCGGAGCTGGAGGCCGGTGCCGGCTTCGATGCGACCCGCGTGGAGGTGAGCGCCACCACACCCCAGTTCGGGCGGGCCTTCGCCATCCTCTCCGAGGTGGTGCGCACCCCCGCCTTTGCCCCCGCTGAAATTGCCCGGGCCAAAACCCAGGCGATCAGCAATCTGCAACTGGCCTACAGCAATCCTTCGGCCCTGGCGCAGCTGGTGGCGCAGCGGCTGATCTACGGCGAAGCCCCCTACGGTCAACCGGCCGAGGGCACCCCCGCATCGCTCGGCGCCATCGCCCGCGCCGACTTGGAGCGCTTCCACCGCACTTACTTCCGGCCGGACAACGCCGTGCTCGTGCTCGGAGGAGACATCGCCCCAGAAGCAGCTTTTGCCGAGGCCGAGCGCGTCTTCGGCAACTGGGCCAAACCCGCCGCCCCACTTCCGGCTTTCCCCGCAGATAAACGCGACACCGCTTCGCGCGTCGTGGTGATCGATCAGCCCGAGGCGGGCCGCACGGCGGTGGCCGTGGGTAAAGCGGTACTCCGCCGCGCCGATCCGGCCTACATCCTGGGGGTGGTCACCAACGCCGTGATCACCGGTTACTCGGGCCGGCTCAATGCCGAGGTGCGCATCAAGCGGGGACTGTCCTACGGCGCCGGCGCCAGCCTGGTGGGCCGCCGCGAGCCGGGGCCGTTTGTCGCCGCCACCCTGGTGGATCACGCCAAAGCCGCCGAGGCCACCCAGGTGGTGATCGACACCCTCGCAAGCCTGGTGGGTCAACCTGCAGGGGCTGAAGAACTGAAGCCGCGCAAGGCGGTCATCACCGGCGGCTTCGCCCGTTCGCTCGAAACGATCGACGGCCTGGTGAACCAGGTGGGCACCCTCGCCCTCTACGGCTTGCCCCTGGGGCAGATCAACACCTTCATCGGCGAGGCGGAGGCGGTCACCCCCCTCAAAGTCCAGGAATTTGCCGCGGGCTATCTGCAGTCCAACCAATCGGTGGTGCTGGTGGGCAACGCCAAGGCGTTTCTGCCCGACCTGCGCAAGCGCTTTGCTGAACGCGCCTCCCGCATCGAGGTGATCCCCTTCCAGCGCCTCGATCTTGGCCGGGCGAGCCTGGTGCGTCCCACGGGAGTTGCCGGAAAGTAA
- a CDS encoding carotenoid oxygenase family protein, producing the protein MTAAQDSRSPYASADWAGGYRTLEAEQAYVIDAIEGTIPAELTGTLFRNGPGRFERGGVSYKHPFDGDGMISAVRFAGGRAHFQNRFVRTEGFIQESAAGRILSKNVFGTLRPGGFWANAFDFGFKNVANTGVVYHGGRLLALWEAAPPHRLDPASLETFGLDDLAGALCGGKPFAAHPRLDPATGDLISFGVRTGLQTVLYIYRLSPDGGVRVESEHTVPGFAFVHDFALTENYWVFFQNPMALDPLPFVLGFKAAGECLRLAPGEPTRILLIPRNGGPVQTIATEPFFVFHHVNAFEREGRIVVDSIRYEEYITTQEDRDFRQTDFSRLPEGWIWRTQIDPVKGRVEARPLLRRSAEFPQVHPDRVGRPYRFAFAAAVHAEGGNAPLQAIAKLDVETGRAEFHSFAPSGFVSEPIFVPRPDGTAEDDGWLLAMVYDARRDRSDLWILDGRDLTCLTRLGLKHHVPYSLHGTFVPEVFVHF; encoded by the coding sequence ATGACCGCCGCCCAGGATTCGCGAAGCCCGTATGCGTCGGCCGATTGGGCCGGAGGGTACCGCACCCTTGAAGCCGAGCAGGCCTATGTCATCGACGCTATCGAAGGCACAATTCCGGCCGAGCTTACGGGCACTCTCTTTCGCAACGGCCCGGGCCGCTTCGAGCGCGGCGGGGTGTCCTACAAGCACCCGTTTGACGGCGACGGCATGATCTCGGCGGTCCGCTTCGCGGGCGGCCGGGCTCACTTCCAGAACCGCTTCGTGCGCACCGAGGGCTTTATCCAAGAATCGGCGGCCGGGCGGATTCTAAGCAAAAACGTTTTCGGCACCCTCAGGCCCGGCGGATTCTGGGCAAACGCCTTCGACTTCGGCTTCAAGAACGTCGCCAATACCGGCGTCGTCTACCACGGCGGCCGGCTTCTGGCGCTTTGGGAGGCCGCTCCTCCCCACCGCCTCGACCCGGCGAGCCTCGAAACGTTTGGCCTGGACGATCTCGCCGGGGCCCTCTGCGGCGGCAAACCCTTCGCCGCCCACCCCCGCCTCGATCCTGCGACCGGCGATTTGATTTCCTTTGGGGTGCGCACCGGCCTGCAGACGGTTCTGTATATCTACCGCCTCTCCCCCGACGGCGGCGTGCGCGTCGAGAGCGAGCACACCGTGCCGGGTTTTGCCTTCGTGCACGATTTTGCCCTAACCGAGAACTACTGGGTCTTCTTCCAGAACCCGATGGCCCTCGATCCGCTGCCGTTTGTGCTGGGTTTCAAGGCGGCCGGGGAATGTCTGCGCCTCGCCCCCGGCGAACCGACGCGAATACTGCTCATTCCAAGAAACGGCGGGCCGGTGCAGACGATTGCCACCGAACCATTCTTTGTCTTTCACCACGTCAACGCCTTCGAACGGGAGGGCCGGATCGTCGTCGACAGCATCCGCTACGAAGAATACATCACCACCCAGGAGGACCGCGATTTTCGCCAGACCGACTTCAGCCGGTTGCCGGAAGGCTGGATCTGGCGCACGCAGATCGACCCGGTCAAAGGTCGTGTGGAAGCCCGACCCCTACTCAGGCGCTCGGCCGAATTTCCCCAGGTGCATCCCGATCGCGTCGGGCGTCCCTACCGCTTCGCCTTTGCCGCCGCTGTCCACGCGGAGGGCGGCAACGCCCCTTTGCAGGCCATCGCCAAACTCGATGTCGAAACGGGTCGGGCGGAATTTCACAGCTTTGCCCCGTCCGGGTTCGTCAGCGAACCGATCTTCGTGCCCCGCCCGGACGGTACTGCCGAAGACGACGGCTGGCTATTGGCGATGGTCTACGATGCCCGGCGCGACAGGAGCGATCTGTGGATCCTGGACGGCCGGGATCTCACCTGCCTGACCCGCCTCGGCCTCAAGCACCACGTCCCCTACAGCCTGCACGGCACCTTTGTTCCCGAAGTGTTTGTCCATTTTTGA
- the truB gene encoding tRNA pseudouridine(55) synthase TruB, producing MEGFLNLDKPAGLTSHDCIARLRRVLGERRIGHGGTLDPAATGVLPVAVGRATRLLRFLSEGKVYRATVRFGLSTDTDDLEGNILADAGAADLDLGRVQVHLQAFRGTISQVPPRYSAIHQEGERLYDLARRGVAIAEIAPRTVEIQALTVLDWYPGHYPELQIEIACSTGTYIRSIARDLGTALGTGATLARLLRTRSGPFALEASLPLAAVEAGFQAGTVPLIGPRTALAHLAAVHLEPPLAARWLMGQRVPGDCEGAFAQIWECETDRFLGVAACEAGSLQPLVVLPTL from the coding sequence TTGGAAGGATTTCTCAACCTCGACAAACCCGCGGGGCTGACCTCCCACGACTGCATCGCCCGGCTGCGGCGGGTGCTGGGCGAGCGGCGCATCGGTCACGGCGGCACCCTCGATCCGGCGGCCACCGGGGTATTGCCGGTGGCGGTGGGTCGCGCGACGCGGCTGTTGCGCTTCTTGAGCGAAGGGAAGGTCTACCGGGCGACGGTGCGCTTTGGGCTGAGCACCGACACCGACGATCTCGAAGGCAACATCCTCGCCGACGCCGGTGCGGCCGATCTCGATCTCGGCCGCGTACAGGTCCACCTGCAAGCTTTTCGCGGCACGATCTCCCAGGTGCCGCCGCGCTACAGCGCCATTCACCAGGAGGGCGAACGGCTCTACGACCTGGCCCGCCGGGGGGTGGCCATCGCCGAAATTGCCCCGCGCACCGTCGAAATCCAAGCGCTCACGGTGCTGGACTGGTATCCAGGCCACTACCCCGAGTTGCAAATCGAGATCGCCTGCTCCACCGGCACCTACATCCGCTCGATCGCCCGCGATCTGGGGACGGCTCTCGGCACCGGTGCCACCCTCGCCCGCCTGCTGCGCACGCGAAGCGGGCCGTTTGCCCTCGAAGCGAGCCTGCCGCTGGCGGCGGTCGAAGCGGGATTCCAGGCGGGCACCGTGCCGCTCATCGGACCGCGCACTGCCCTGGCTCACCTTGCCGCGGTGCATCTTGAACCACCGCTCGCGGCGCGCTGGTTGATGGGCCAGAGGGTGCCGGGCGATTGCGAGGGTGCTTTCGCACAGATCTGGGAGTGCGAGACGGATCGCTTTTTGGGTGTGGCGGCTTGTGAGGCGGGTTCCCTGCAGCCGCTGGTGGTGCTGCCGACGCTTTGA
- the psbO gene encoding photosystem II manganese-stabilizing polypeptide — translation MRHSALVLGLVAISAVSLTGCGSDRAPGASSTEFGYAIECKKPTGDRAPLELRAGEVRQAYDLCLQPKKIAYEGRPAKIIWGQTAPLGPVIAELHQNAQGKPAMEVTGGRNTYQMTLQVGSERIAFNFSASGLDAVSATPRNVVDTSTDFTGELVVPSLRGLGYTDSRGRGTDYGYENSQSTYANSGAAYDEATKESRARETGEGRMVLSIESVNSQTGEIAGSFKSKQSSGLAVLPGEVDVEGRFIGTFKPKKESAS, via the coding sequence ATGAGGCACTCAGCGCTTGTTTTGGGGTTGGTCGCGATCAGCGCAGTCTCGCTGACCGGTTGCGGCTCCGATCGTGCACCCGGCGCGTCGTCGACCGAGTTCGGCTACGCTATCGAGTGCAAAAAGCCCACCGGCGACCGCGCGCCGCTCGAACTGCGGGCCGGTGAAGTCCGCCAGGCGTACGACCTGTGTTTGCAGCCCAAGAAAATTGCTTACGAGGGCCGCCCTGCCAAGATTATCTGGGGGCAGACCGCTCCTCTGGGTCCGGTGATCGCCGAATTGCACCAGAACGCGCAGGGCAAGCCCGCCATGGAAGTGACCGGTGGGCGCAACACTTATCAGATGACCCTGCAGGTGGGCTCCGAGCGTATCGCCTTCAACTTCAGTGCGAGCGGTCTGGACGCCGTGTCGGCCACCCCCCGCAATGTCGTGGATACCTCCACCGACTTTACCGGCGAGCTGGTGGTGCCGTCGCTGCGCGGCCTGGGTTACACCGATTCGCGCGGTCGGGGCACCGACTACGGCTACGAAAACTCCCAGTCGACCTATGCCAACAGCGGTGCCGCCTACGACGAAGCCACCAAAGAGTCGCGGGCGCGCGAAACCGGCGAGGGCAGGATGGTCCTCAGCATCGAGAGCGTCAACTCCCAAACCGGCGAGATCGCCGGCAGCTTCAAAAGCAAGCAGTCCTCGGGTCTGGCGGTTTTGCCCGGCGAAGTGGATGTCGAAGGTCGCTTCATCGGCACCTTCAAGCCCAAAAAAGAGAGCGCGAGCTAA
- a CDS encoding beta-ketoacyl-ACP synthase III, which yields MTGVGGAVPAQVLTNYHLSELVTTSDEWIASRTGIRSRRILAPGQSLTQLAARAATDALSQAGRSPLDVDLLILATSTPDDLFGGAAHLQHEIGAVRAVAFDLTAACSGFVFALATASQFVRTGTYRTVLVVGADALSRYTDWTDRATCVLFGDGAGAALLEAGEVEGILGFELRTDGARAGHLNIHCTAEAVPLAADMAATRARFASITMNGREVYRFAVEAVPDLIEKTLAACGVAPEQVKAYLLHQANQRILDSVASRLHVAPERMASNLADYGNTSSASVPLILQEWVQDGRIRAGDRVVLAGFGAGLSWGVLLARWGRL from the coding sequence ATGACGGGTGTGGGCGGGGCTGTCCCTGCACAGGTCCTCACCAATTACCACCTCAGTGAACTGGTCACCACCTCAGACGAGTGGATCGCTTCGCGCACCGGCATCCGCTCCCGGCGCATCCTAGCCCCCGGCCAGTCGCTCACCCAGCTTGCCGCCCGCGCCGCCACCGACGCCCTTTCCCAGGCAGGCCGCTCTCCTCTCGACGTCGACTTGTTGATCCTGGCCACCTCCACCCCCGACGACCTGTTCGGCGGGGCCGCCCATCTACAGCACGAAATCGGGGCCGTGCGCGCCGTCGCCTTTGACCTGACTGCCGCCTGCTCGGGCTTTGTCTTTGCCCTGGCCACGGCGAGCCAGTTTGTACGCACAGGAACCTACCGCACGGTGCTGGTGGTGGGAGCCGATGCCTTGTCGCGCTATACCGACTGGACCGATCGCGCCACCTGCGTGTTGTTTGGCGACGGGGCCGGGGCGGCGCTGTTGGAGGCGGGGGAGGTTGAGGGTATTTTGGGCTTCGAGCTGCGCACCGACGGCGCCCGGGCGGGCCACCTCAATATCCACTGCACGGCGGAGGCGGTGCCGCTGGCGGCTGACATGGCAGCCACGCGCGCCCGCTTTGCATCCATTACAATGAATGGCCGGGAGGTCTATCGTTTTGCCGTCGAGGCGGTGCCCGATTTGATCGAAAAGACCCTGGCCGCCTGCGGAGTGGCTCCGGAACAGGTCAAAGCGTATTTGCTGCACCAGGCCAATCAGCGCATCCTCGACTCTGTCGCAAGCCGCCTGCACGTTGCCCCCGAACGGATGGCGAGCAACCTCGCCGATTACGGCAACACTTCGAGCGCCTCGGTGCCGCTGATATTGCAGGAGTGGGTGCAAGATGGACGCATCCGGGCGGGAGACCGGGTGGTCCTGGCGGGATTCGGCGCCGGGTTGAGTTGGGGAGTGTTGCTGGCGCGCTGGGGACGGCTGTAG
- a CDS encoding HD family phosphohydrolase yields the protein MSHSLFAGPWRGGSLKWLAFYRPVLDAPVWFLLAVLSLTAVLGVRFYSEPRLSVGTRVDRAIVAPRTVEVTDRSETEKARREASRAAVKVYDYDPLVDAQVRDRLDDLLTEGDQIVATAGKLPYLNPGILTSEAQQYLRAMPQAGWRRLKQLAFSPGTPLAETLPTLDRQILASLSNRREGGELDNLIVAIERSRLAYGQALSRLRTAPIVFQDRLLGLTPAQWQDVADQARLVTRRLLAIGIVPKLDPELREKGITAQLPANFDILQRRIATDLVLSVLTPNLRVDPLQTLREAEQSVQNVEDIRIKIQKGQVLLDKGDTVTPRWFAILDQLDLTQRGINWPELGLLAVIQIVAFSTFLGIDKRLGRACLCKRDYLLTLVVALGTAIIGVIIGNSWGWGGFLPFIAAGLLLGNFYGSLRGSVALLALAVPFWYGLALPPAIFWPVLAGGLVAAVQVGRLRSREEMAFLGVLAAAVQGGVYALLNLVFPAGYDWRELLIHTGEMFGGGLVCSIVALGASPYLERLFDVVTPVRLSELANPNQPLLKRLATEAPGTFQHTLFVANLAEAAARCLGDNADLVRTGTLYHDIGKMVRPRYFIENQMGLPNPHLQLDDPWRSAAVIRDHVTDGLKLARRHGLPQVIQSFIPEHQGTIRIAYFHHQACEEVGAENIRDEDFTYPGPTPQSRETGLVMLADACEAALRSLKDVTEPEAVAMVQRILAARWREGQLKDSDLKEEELPLIAKTFVKVWKEQNHQRIRYPAACTGQTEFQPARR from the coding sequence ATGAGCCACTCTCTGTTCGCTGGTCCGTGGCGCGGCGGTTCTTTGAAGTGGCTGGCTTTCTATAGGCCGGTACTGGACGCGCCGGTCTGGTTTCTGCTGGCTGTGCTGTCGCTCACTGCCGTTTTGGGAGTGCGCTTTTACAGCGAGCCGCGACTGTCGGTGGGGACGCGCGTCGATCGGGCGATCGTCGCCCCGCGCACCGTCGAGGTCACCGACCGCTCCGAGACCGAAAAAGCCCGCCGCGAGGCGAGCCGCGCCGCCGTGAAGGTGTACGACTACGATCCGCTGGTAGATGCCCAGGTGCGCGATCGCCTCGACGACCTGCTCACCGAGGGCGATCAGATCGTCGCGACTGCCGGCAAGCTGCCCTACCTCAATCCCGGTATCCTCACCAGCGAAGCTCAGCAGTACCTGCGCGCGATGCCCCAGGCGGGCTGGCGGCGCCTCAAGCAACTGGCCTTCTCCCCAGGCACACCTTTAGCTGAGACTTTGCCGACCCTCGATCGTCAGATCCTTGCCAGTCTCAGTAATCGGCGCGAGGGCGGTGAACTCGATAATTTAATCGTGGCGATTGAGCGCTCCCGTCTGGCCTACGGTCAAGCGCTCTCGCGCCTGCGCACCGCCCCTATCGTCTTTCAGGACCGGCTTTTGGGGCTGACTCCCGCCCAGTGGCAGGACGTAGCTGACCAGGCCCGCCTGGTCACCCGTCGGCTTCTGGCGATTGGCATCGTTCCCAAACTCGATCCGGAGCTGCGCGAAAAGGGGATCACCGCCCAACTGCCCGCAAATTTTGATATTCTCCAGCGCCGGATCGCCACCGATCTGGTGCTTTCGGTGCTCACACCCAATCTGCGCGTCGACCCGCTCCAGACCCTGCGCGAGGCGGAGCAAAGCGTTCAGAACGTCGAGGATATCCGCATCAAGATTCAAAAGGGTCAGGTGTTGCTGGACAAAGGGGATACGGTGACCCCCCGCTGGTTTGCGATTCTCGATCAGCTCGATCTGACCCAGCGTGGGATCAACTGGCCGGAACTGGGCTTGCTCGCGGTGATCCAGATTGTCGCCTTCTCGACTTTTCTGGGCATCGACAAGCGGCTGGGCCGCGCCTGTCTGTGCAAGCGCGACTATCTGCTGACGCTGGTGGTCGCCTTGGGCACGGCGATTATCGGGGTGATCATCGGCAACAGTTGGGGCTGGGGAGGCTTTTTGCCCTTTATCGCCGCCGGATTGCTGCTGGGCAACTTTTATGGCTCGCTGCGCGGCAGCGTTGCCCTGTTGGCCCTGGCGGTGCCCTTCTGGTATGGCCTGGCTTTGCCGCCGGCGATCTTCTGGCCGGTGCTGGCGGGCGGTCTGGTGGCGGCGGTGCAGGTGGGCCGCCTGCGCTCGCGCGAGGAGATGGCCTTTTTGGGGGTACTCGCCGCCGCTGTCCAGGGCGGCGTCTACGCCCTGCTCAATCTGGTTTTCCCGGCGGGCTACGACTGGCGCGAACTGCTCATTCACACGGGCGAGATGTTCGGCGGCGGCCTGGTCTGCAGCATCGTGGCCCTCGGGGCCAGCCCCTATCTGGAGCGGCTGTTCGATGTCGTGACGCCAGTGCGCCTCTCTGAACTGGCCAATCCCAACCAGCCTTTGCTGAAGCGCCTGGCCACCGAGGCTCCCGGCACCTTCCAGCACACCCTGTTTGTCGCCAACCTGGCGGAGGCTGCCGCCCGCTGCCTGGGGGACAACGCCGATCTGGTGCGCACGGGCACCCTCTACCACGACATCGGCAAGATGGTCCGCCCCCGCTACTTTATCGAAAACCAGATGGGGCTTCCCAACCCCCACCTGCAACTGGACGATCCCTGGCGCTCGGCGGCCGTCATCCGCGATCACGTCACCGACGGTCTCAAACTGGCCCGCCGCCACGGTTTGCCCCAGGTGATCCAGAGTTTTATTCCCGAACATCAGGGCACCATCCGCATCGCCTATTTCCACCACCAGGCCTGCGAAGAAGTGGGCGCCGAAAACATTCGCGACGAAGACTTTACTTACCCCGGCCCGACGCCCCAATCGCGCGAGACCGGGTTGGTGATGCTTGCCGATGCCTGCGAGGCGGCCCTGCGTTCGCTCAAAGACGTCACCGAGCCCGAGGCGGTGGCGATGGTGCAGCGCATCCTCGCGGCCCGCTGGCGCGAGGGCCAACTCAAAGACTCGGATCTTAAAGAAGAAGAGTTGCCCTTGATAGCCAAAACCTTTGTCAAAGTTTGGAAGGAGCAGAACCACCAGCGCATCCGCTACCCCGCCGCCTGCACCGGCCAGACCGAGTTTCAGCCTGCCCGCCGATAA
- a CDS encoding lamin tail domain-containing protein translates to MTIYQKLWDSDENRFTVTQRNEAGEWADPQAEVFLDAQVRASGKRSLDLAAGPLFAKVEEAKLRKPTYAAFIALLDNYATTARVAESYDSGEEEEIQDYLEVIRETVPVRLAREYINGDLGRNLSEVQFMAALRRIWFELFTNYFQGKSQEYCSGFEHVFVGEAKYDTRFGGAENLGEISGYHNWIKFFLDEKFGRVNFLGYKYDLRGEETPDNPNVVTLQMEWELKNMGGETLARLFKKKGGFFVGTSPECEIAMGTVAFYESEQGLLRQEKRQTTINGARYNLVLYRSTTPQGSRGDFIRSFYPEFLGDEDGREVPMDRTVVRPRAAARKADGPLVIVAALPNPGRGDSDEEWVELQNVSTQPIDLTGWQLRDRANRPEALTGTIASGETRRVLVTRARPDTMQLGNRAGLIALFDAQGELVAAVDYRRTRSGQVLRFEGGQGG, encoded by the coding sequence ATGACTATCTATCAAAAGCTCTGGGACAGCGACGAGAACCGATTCACAGTGACTCAGCGCAACGAGGCGGGCGAATGGGCCGACCCACAGGCCGAAGTCTTCCTGGACGCGCAGGTGCGCGCCAGCGGCAAGCGCAGTTTGGATCTGGCGGCCGGACCGCTGTTTGCAAAAGTGGAGGAGGCCAAACTGCGCAAGCCGACCTACGCGGCGTTTATTGCGCTGTTGGACAACTATGCGACCACTGCCCGGGTGGCGGAATCCTACGACTCGGGCGAAGAAGAAGAAATCCAGGACTACCTGGAGGTGATCCGTGAGACGGTCCCGGTGCGTCTGGCGCGCGAGTACATCAATGGGGATCTGGGCCGCAACCTGAGTGAGGTGCAGTTTATGGCCGCCTTGCGGCGCATCTGGTTTGAGCTATTTACTAACTATTTCCAGGGCAAATCCCAGGAATATTGCAGCGGTTTTGAGCACGTATTCGTAGGCGAGGCCAAGTACGACACGCGCTTTGGCGGGGCTGAAAATTTGGGGGAAATTTCCGGCTACCACAACTGGATCAAGTTCTTTCTGGATGAAAAGTTCGGGCGGGTGAATTTTTTGGGCTATAAGTACGATCTGCGGGGTGAGGAGACCCCCGACAACCCGAACGTCGTGACGCTGCAGATGGAATGGGAACTCAAGAATATGGGCGGCGAAACCCTCGCCCGCCTTTTCAAGAAAAAGGGCGGCTTTTTCGTGGGCACTAGCCCGGAGTGCGAAATCGCCATGGGAACGGTTGCCTTCTACGAAAGTGAACAGGGTCTATTGCGCCAGGAAAAGCGTCAGACAACGATCAACGGCGCGCGCTACAACCTGGTGCTCTACCGCAGCACGACCCCCCAGGGCAGCCGCGGCGATTTTATCCGTTCGTTTTACCCCGAATTTTTGGGCGATGAGGATGGGCGCGAGGTTCCGATGGATCGCACGGTTGTCCGCCCGCGCGCCGCGGCGCGCAAAGCCGATGGGCCGCTGGTGATCGTTGCGGCGCTGCCCAATCCCGGACGGGGCGATTCCGACGAAGAGTGGGTGGAACTGCAAAACGTCTCAACCCAGCCTATCGATCTCACGGGTTGGCAACTGCGCGACCGAGCGAATCGTCCCGAAGCGCTCACAGGCACGATTGCTTCCGGTGAGACCCGTCGGGTGCTCGTGACACGCGCGCGGCCCGATACGATGCAACTGGGCAACCGCGCCGGTCTTATCGCCCTATTCGACGCCCAAGGCGAACTGGTGGCCGCTGTCGACTACCGCCGCACCCGCTCCGGGCAGGTATTGCGCTTCGAGGGGGGGCAGGGGGGCTAA